A window of the Patagioenas fasciata isolate bPatFas1 chromosome 32, bPatFas1.hap1, whole genome shotgun sequence genome harbors these coding sequences:
- the CARM1 gene encoding histone-arginine methyltransferase CARM1 isoform X1, with product MAAVSVFAGVRLLTIGDANGEIQRHQEQQPLRLEVRTGPDSAGLALYGHEDVCVFKCSVCRETECSRVGKQSFIVTLGCNSVLLQFATPTDFCSFYNILKNCRGHNTERSVFSERTEESSAVQYFQFYGYLSQQQNMMQDYVRTGTYQRAILQNHSDFKDKIVLDVGCGSGILSFFAAQAGARKIYAVEASTMAQHAEVLVKSNNLTERIVVVPGKVEEVALPEQVDIIISEPMGYMLFNERMLESYLHAKKYLKPSGNMFPTIGDVHLAPFTDEQLYMEQFTKANFWYQPSFHGVDLSALRGAAVDEYFRQPVVDTFDIRILMAKSVKYTVNFLEAKEGDLHRIEIPFKFHMLHSGLVHGLAFWFDVAFIGSIMTVWLSTAPTEPLTHWYQVRCLFQSPLFAKAGDTLSGTCLLVANKRQSYDISIVAQVDQTGSKSSNLLDLKNPFFRYTGTTPSPPPGSHYTSPSENMWSAGGGYNMSAGMAVAGMPAAYDLSGVIGGTNVTHNNLIPLANTGIVNHTHSRMGSIMSTGIVQGSSSAQGGAGSSPHYPPLNSQFTMGGPPLSMAPPMSITTNTMHYGS from the exons ATGGCCGCGGTGTCGGTGTTCGCCGGCGTGCGGCTCCTCACCATCGGGGACGCCAACGGCGAGATCCAGCGGCaccaggagcagcagccgctgCGCCTCGAGGTCCGCACGGGGCCCGACAGCGCCGGGCTGGCGCTCTACGGCC ATGAAGACGTCTGCGTGTTCAAATGCTCCGTGTGCCGCGAGACCGAGTGCAGCCGCGTGGGCAAACAGTCCTTCATCGTCACCCTGGGCTGCAACAGCGTCCTGCTGCAGTTCGCCACCCCCACTG ATTTCTGCTCCTTCTACAACATCCTCAAAAACTGCCGCGGCCACAACACGGAGCGCTCGGTGTTCAGCGAACGCACCGAGGAGTCCTCAGCCGTCCAGTATTTCCAG TTCTACGGGTACCTGTCGCAGCAGCAGAACATGATGCAGGACTACGTGCGCACCGGCACCTACCAGCGCGCCATCCTGCAGAACCACAGCGACTTCAAGGACAAG ATCGTTCTGGATGTCGGCTGCGGCTCCGGGATCCTCTCGTTCTTCGCGGCGCAGGCTGGCGCGCGCAAGATCTACGCGGTGGAAGCCAGCACCATGGCGCAGCACGCCGAG GTTCTGGTGAAAAGCAACAACCTGACGGAGCGGATCGTGGTGGTGCCGGGGAAGGTGGAGGAGGTGGCGCTGCCCGAGCAGGTCGACATCATCATCTCCGAGCCCATGGGCTACATGCTGTTCAACGAGAGGATGCTGGAGAGCTACCTGCACGCCAAGAAGTACCTGAAACCCAGCG gaaACATGTTCCCCACGATCGGCGACGTGCACCTGGCGCCGTTCACCGACGAGCAGCTCTACATGGAGCAGTTCACCAAAGCCAATTTCTG GTACCAACCGTCCTTCCACGGCGTGGACCTCTCTGCGCTTCGCGGCGCCGCCGTCGATGAGTATTTCCGGCAGCCCGTGGTG GACACCTTCGATATCCGGATTTTAATGGCCAAATCCGTCAAATACACCGTGAATTTCTTAGAAGCCAAAGAAGGCGACTTGCACAG GATAGAAATTCCCTTCAAGTTCCACATGCTGCACTCAGGGCTGGTGCACGGCTTGGCGTTCTGGTTCGACGTCGCCTTCATCGGCTCCAT aaTGACGGTCTGGCTCTCGACGGCCCCCACGGAGCCGCTGACCCATTGGTACCAGGTCCGGTGCCTCTTCCAGTCGCCGCTCTTCGCCAAAGCCGGGGACACGTTGTCGGGGACCTGTCTGTTGGTGGCCAACAAGAg ACAGAGCTACGACATCAGCATCGTGGCGCAGGTCGACCAGACGGGCTCCAAATCCTCCAACCTCCTGGACCTGAAAAACCCCTTTTTCAG gtacACGGGGACGACGCCTTCGCCCCCCCCCGGCTCCCACTACACGTCCCCATCGGAGAACATGTGGAGCGCGGGCGGCGGATACAACATGAGCGCGGGGATGGCAGTGGCcg GGATGCCGGCGGCCTACGATCTGAGCGGCGTCATCGGCGGCACCAACGTCACCCACAACAACCTCATCCCCTTGG CCAACACCGGCATCGTGAACCACACTCACTCCAGGATGGGCTCCATCATGAGCACCGGGATCGTCCAGG
- the CARM1 gene encoding histone-arginine methyltransferase CARM1 isoform X2 yields the protein MAAVSVFAGVRLLTIGDANGEIQRHQEQQPLRLEVRTGPDSAGLALYGHEDVCVFKCSVCRETECSRVGKQSFIVTLGCNSVLLQFATPTDFCSFYNILKNCRGHNTERSVFSERTEESSAVQYFQFYGYLSQQQNMMQDYVRTGTYQRAILQNHSDFKDKIVLDVGCGSGILSFFAAQAGARKIYAVEASTMAQHAEVLVKSNNLTERIVVVPGKVEEVALPEQVDIIISEPMGYMLFNERMLESYLHAKKYLKPSGNMFPTIGDVHLAPFTDEQLYMEQFTKANFWYQPSFHGVDLSALRGAAVDEYFRQPVVDTFDIRILMAKSVKYTVNFLEAKEGDLHRIEIPFKFHMLHSGLVHGLAFWFDVAFIGSIMTVWLSTAPTEPLTHWYQVRCLFQSPLFAKAGDTLSGTCLLVANKRYTGTTPSPPPGSHYTSPSENMWSAGGGYNMSAGMAVAGMPAAYDLSGVIGGTNVTHNNLIPLANTGIVNHTHSRMGSIMSTGIVQGSSSAQGGAGSSPHYPPLNSQFTMGGPPLSMAPPMSITTNTMHYGS from the exons ATGGCCGCGGTGTCGGTGTTCGCCGGCGTGCGGCTCCTCACCATCGGGGACGCCAACGGCGAGATCCAGCGGCaccaggagcagcagccgctgCGCCTCGAGGTCCGCACGGGGCCCGACAGCGCCGGGCTGGCGCTCTACGGCC ATGAAGACGTCTGCGTGTTCAAATGCTCCGTGTGCCGCGAGACCGAGTGCAGCCGCGTGGGCAAACAGTCCTTCATCGTCACCCTGGGCTGCAACAGCGTCCTGCTGCAGTTCGCCACCCCCACTG ATTTCTGCTCCTTCTACAACATCCTCAAAAACTGCCGCGGCCACAACACGGAGCGCTCGGTGTTCAGCGAACGCACCGAGGAGTCCTCAGCCGTCCAGTATTTCCAG TTCTACGGGTACCTGTCGCAGCAGCAGAACATGATGCAGGACTACGTGCGCACCGGCACCTACCAGCGCGCCATCCTGCAGAACCACAGCGACTTCAAGGACAAG ATCGTTCTGGATGTCGGCTGCGGCTCCGGGATCCTCTCGTTCTTCGCGGCGCAGGCTGGCGCGCGCAAGATCTACGCGGTGGAAGCCAGCACCATGGCGCAGCACGCCGAG GTTCTGGTGAAAAGCAACAACCTGACGGAGCGGATCGTGGTGGTGCCGGGGAAGGTGGAGGAGGTGGCGCTGCCCGAGCAGGTCGACATCATCATCTCCGAGCCCATGGGCTACATGCTGTTCAACGAGAGGATGCTGGAGAGCTACCTGCACGCCAAGAAGTACCTGAAACCCAGCG gaaACATGTTCCCCACGATCGGCGACGTGCACCTGGCGCCGTTCACCGACGAGCAGCTCTACATGGAGCAGTTCACCAAAGCCAATTTCTG GTACCAACCGTCCTTCCACGGCGTGGACCTCTCTGCGCTTCGCGGCGCCGCCGTCGATGAGTATTTCCGGCAGCCCGTGGTG GACACCTTCGATATCCGGATTTTAATGGCCAAATCCGTCAAATACACCGTGAATTTCTTAGAAGCCAAAGAAGGCGACTTGCACAG GATAGAAATTCCCTTCAAGTTCCACATGCTGCACTCAGGGCTGGTGCACGGCTTGGCGTTCTGGTTCGACGTCGCCTTCATCGGCTCCAT aaTGACGGTCTGGCTCTCGACGGCCCCCACGGAGCCGCTGACCCATTGGTACCAGGTCCGGTGCCTCTTCCAGTCGCCGCTCTTCGCCAAAGCCGGGGACACGTTGTCGGGGACCTGTCTGTTGGTGGCCAACAAGAg gtacACGGGGACGACGCCTTCGCCCCCCCCCGGCTCCCACTACACGTCCCCATCGGAGAACATGTGGAGCGCGGGCGGCGGATACAACATGAGCGCGGGGATGGCAGTGGCcg GGATGCCGGCGGCCTACGATCTGAGCGGCGTCATCGGCGGCACCAACGTCACCCACAACAACCTCATCCCCTTGG CCAACACCGGCATCGTGAACCACACTCACTCCAGGATGGGCTCCATCATGAGCACCGGGATCGTCCAGG